The genomic interval aaaacaagtctcGACTGTTGTTAAAACTaagtttataagtataaaaataaataatgaatcgGGTTTGCATTGTCACTTTACCGATTTATTGACTGCCTTTTACCTGTTCTTTTTTCAGCTGTTTTTACCATTAACGTTGCTGTCCATGTGCTTATTATTCCACAAGAACAGTTGGACAAATCAGTGGTGGTGTCATATTCATTGTATATATACGGTGTGGCAAGTTTACTTTCTTTAACAACAAGCTTGGTAACAATAACATACGTTATCCACAACCGTTTACCCGAAAACCATGGCACATCGACCGACAATACTATATCAAACGCAGCCATAGTTGTCATCGACGCCAATAGGCAAGAGCATACGAAGGAATCTGCTTCGGCGATGTTTGTGCCAGAAATGTTACCGACTAATGCACCGAGCGCGTACCTGGCTCTTTCTTTTGATGATACACAAGAGCACGTTTATGGATGTGCTTCAGGGAGTATTATGTCCGAAACGTCTCCGGTATCTGATAAACAGAACACGGTCGGTGCTGCATCGAGCAACGTCAATGTCAATGCTGTATCGAATACAACCACGACAGATTGTGCTGACGATACTCTTGGTCACGACTATGAACCTGTTTCGAGGAAAATAATATCAACACGGTCCCACACAACCCGCGGACATAGTAACACAAATGCTATATCAACTTCTAACTTAATTGTGGACGATGGCAATGCGTCAGAACACGTTTATGAACTTGAAGAAGCAACAATATCTGCGATTCCAggagaatataatcatcgtaatGCTACGTCAAATGCAGTCATGACTGCTGATGATGGCGATAGAGTTAAATACTCTTATGAGCTTATCCCGATTACAATATTGAAGCAAGGTGAGCCAAAAGATGGATTTGTAAAAATGTATACCAAAAAAGACACATTAGCGCCACCTCAAGTACCCTCAAACCCATCGGAACGAGATTATGAACTCTATTTCTGAAATTTAAGTAAGACACTAGTTAtgtcaaaaatgtttaaaaaaagctgAGGATTACATAACAGTTTctgatatatttaattttacatccCATAAcatattaattgttaatttaatgaGATCTTACTTGCTAAAATACTCTAGACATGTTCATAAATTAACTTCCTACAAATGTACTTGATACATTGAAGTAGTTGTTTTTACTTGTTCGCTTTCATGCCTGTAAACACATATCTCTGTATTCATATTTAACATAGCATCACACCTATAATATACATCTGCAGCAGATACCCATCGTATGAATGTACAATATGGtttattattattcttttaatAAAGTAGGGATTCTTTAAAACGTTGATGTAATAACTGTATGCAAAATTGCCATCGTTTTCTAATTTTATTTTActgtttgtatttatatattgaataaaaaatatacctttattatttcaaagtttaatatcaataaactaaatatttataacacgatgtgatttttttaaatttccgtCCGTTTTGTTTTAAAGTCAGAATGTTTTATTCTTATTCGTGTGTATTCGCTAATTTCAATCGGTTAAGCTAGCAGTTTTTAAATGCTCTTTTGAAGACAATTCGACCTCACGGCTTGTCTATCAACGGAAAATTAAAGGTTAAATTTCAAAACCAAGTCGTCTTTTTTACTACGAGCGGTGTTACCGACGACCGACGTAAATGTTAACATGTTCGTTCTTTCGATCAAACTTGCACTTAAGAAAATATATCAAAAACAGTTTATGGTTGTAATGTTACTAAAAAGCAGAtgtgcatttaaattgattttgtaaTTGTTAATAAACAATTAGGATAATTTACGATAATTTGCTGAAATAACGTTGCCTCTTCAAGTGTCGAAacgcaaaaatatttcaaattttattatgAGGTTGACGTCAATATTACGTTTCTTTGAAGCATGTGATAAAAGCGTGTGATACAAAGAACTGACACTCAAAATCAGTTTATACTATAATGTTTTAACTTATTTCCAAAAAAACTCCAAAATTATTGAAGTTTAATATGTCTGCTTATACATTTCTAAGAgctacgaaaacgtacaatgtcgTGTCGAATGCTTTCATTTATATATGAAAGGTTGTTTAATCGTGATCGACATATTCAAAATCGCTAATAACCATCGCGCCGCGCTTTGGATCGGAAATTAGCGATTCAAAACGATTAGTGACGATTGTCTATTACAGGTATCTAGGGGAGATTATCCATTAAACGAatacatttacattaaaacacGTCGTAAGGAAATGATCCGCACTGGGAGCAATGATCAgctaagtcgcgttctgagaaaactgggcattatgcatgtgcgtaaagtttcgtcccagattagcctgtgcagtccgcatagggtagacaatttccgcctaaattggatttttgctaagatgagacttcatttaaacgaaaaatgtcataaaagcggaaagtgtcgttccggattagcctgtgcggactgcacaggctaatctgggacgacactttacgcacatgcattatgcccagttttctcagaacacgacccagCTAAATAAACTCCTTACAACATTTTGGACTTCGACAAACTGTTTTAATATTGTACCACACCAAAAACGGACTACTGTGCGCCAGTCgttttatttaagtattaacATATTGGCGATTTTCCACACATGGCCGTGTGTATATTCAAAAGAGGTTTATTCTAATCCATTAATGACACTCTGGGTCGATGATAGGGATGTAAAAAGATGTATTGGGATGAACGAAGATAGAATCATCAAACATGTGTTCAAACTGGAACACTAATTTACTAGACGCGTGAAGAATTGGTCCagtaaagataaaataatacTCAGTACACTAGGCCttaatgattaaattttgtttcaaaaacataAGCTCCCCCACCCTAAATGTTAACTtttgatgcaaaataaaaatgttagaCGGATACAGCACGTTTTGAAAATAAGTACCgatatacttatttaaaaaaagggtCCTTCAAAATGTGTGCCTACATTTAATCATGTTTTTGTCAATTTAGACGTGGCATTATACCTATTCAAGTCGAAGCAAGTCGAAATATTCTTTAACAGTAAGCTTTGTAATTTTGTAAGTACGCATGccataatacaaaaacaaccaCATTACATATTGATATACGGTCTTTAACGTATTGCAAGTGAGTGGCTTGTATAGGATAGTCAATAGTAGTTGCTTGTATAGGATAGTCAATAGTAGTTGCTTGTATAGGATAGTCAAAAGTGGTTGCTTGTATAGGATAGTCAATAAGAGTTGCTTGTATAGGATAGTCAATAGTAGTTGCTTATATAGGATAGTCAATAGTAGTTGCTTGTATAGGATAGTCAATAGTAGTTGCTTGTATAGAATAGTCAATAGTAGTGGCTTGTATAGGATAGTCAATAGTAGTTGCttgtatatattaacatatataactAATATGGACGTCGAGTGCTGATACCGTTCCGTTCTACATCATTTTAAAGAGTATTCATAGAGACGTATCGCATACAGACGCCTGATTTACGAGAGGGTTCTGTTTAATTTCTCTCTGATtcaatatatgagtcgtgttctgagaaaactgggcataatgcttgtgcgtaaagtgtcatcccagattagcctgtgcagtccgcacaggctaatcagggacgacactttccgctgttatgacatctttcgtttaaatgaagtctcttcttagcaaacatccaatttaggcggaaagtgttgtccctgattagcctgtgcggactgcacaggctaatctgggacgacacttaacgcatatgcattatgcccagttttctcagaacacgacacatatgttATCTTTGAGCAGATATAAAAACCATATCCCAAATTTGCACAATGTGTCTAATTAAGCAAACCATATTGTAGAACAGGTCATTTTATTGTCTCCCTTTTCTTATAAAATACATTCACTTTTTGTGAAAATTATGTCCTCGTCCTAGCGTTCGCCAATGATGCAATAATTTCTTTGAAAATCATAATACTGATTGGATCGGATGCAAGAATTTCATAGgccatttaaaataaatgttttatttaaatacaatatttgaatacaagagggatgattttattgcaaaatgggattattgcaaaacgggttgttatacaattttcacattgcaataagacactccaacccgttttgcaataaaattattgcaaataaatgtgcgatgattttattgcaaaacggatttattgcaaaacgggttgtaaacCGCCTTCACATGTGGTAACTAGGTTTCGCCTACCGACAAACAcaatatttgaatatgtttttgttaacTCCTCGTCTGCTGCCATTAGTAATGTAAGAAGTTTAAATTACAATCCTTGTTGGTCGTCAACAAAAGCTAACATGTAACGTATTACTCTTATGGGTTCTTTGTTATTCAGGCAGCTGGTGCTGCGTGTTCCAAATGTCAAAATTTGTCAATTGGTCGAGTACAACGTATCTATTGTTGCATTGGTCGAATTACTGTGCACCATCTGCAAACGTGTTTCAGCGTTAGGTatgtaacaaaatacaaataattaaacgcCATTGTTAAGTATTGTCATACGCGTATTATGCACGTACATGTACTAATTTGTTTCAACGATATACAGGTACATAGGGAAACCTCGATACATTCAAACGATTTATCAAAACGCGGGATCGAGGTATGCTTTACCATATTATTGATAAGAAAACGCCCTATCACTCTGGATTTCAAGCGCAGAAATTGTTTTTGACACAATGTTATTGTCAATATATACATCCATTCGTCAGACGCATTTGCAATACCGATTATTTGTCTCTTCAACTGTAAAATGTAAAACGATAAATAAaaagaatagtagtagtagtagtagtagtagtagtagtagtagtagtagtagtcgtagtagtagtatctaGTAGTACTAGTCgttcgtcgtagtcgtagtattAGCGTCGTATAGTAGTATCGTCGTAGTATTCGTTGTCGTCTTCTCAGATTTTTCTTAGTAGTATCCCTCGTCTTCGTCGTCTCgttcgtcttcgtcgtcgtcgtcatcgtcgtcgtcgtcatgtCGTTCgtctccgtcgtcgtcgtcgtgtcgtcttcgtcgtcgccgccgccgtcgtcgtcgtacGTCGTCGTACCGTCGTCGTcttcgtctcgtcgtcgtcgtcgtcgtcgtcgtctcgtcgtcgtcgtcgtcgttcgtcgtcgtcgtcgtcagtctcgtcgtcgtcgtcgtcgtcgtcgtcgtcgtcgtcgtccgtcgtcgtcctCAGTCGTCGTCTCGTACGTCCGTCTCGTCGTCGTCTGGACGTGTCCCTCGCTCGTCGTTCCTGGTCGTCGCGTcgcgtagtagtcgtagtagtagtagaagtagtagtagtagaagtacatgtagcagaagtagtactagtatcagtagtggtagaagtagtagtagtagtagtagtagtagtagtagtagttgtagtagtagtaatagtagtagtagtagtagtagtagtagtagtagtagtagtagtagtagtagtagtagtagtagtagtagtagtagcagcagtagtagtagtagtagtagtagtagtagtagtagtagtagtagtagtagtagtagtagtagtagtagtagtagtagtagtaatagtagtagtagtagtagtagtagcagcagcagcatcaacagtagtagtagtagtagtagtagtagtagtagtagtagtagtagtagtagtagtagtagtagtagtagtagtagtagtagtagtagtagtagtagtagtagtagttgtagtagtagtagtagtagtagtagaagaagaagtagtagtagtagtagtagtagtagtagtagtctagtagtagtttagctagtagtagtagtagtagtagtatcgtaggtagtggtagtagaagtagagtcgtagtagtagtagtagaggtagttagtcgtagtagtagtggtagtagtagaagtagtagtagttgtagtaaggtaatagtagtagtagtagtagtcgtaggtaagtagtagtagtatttattagtagtagtagaagtaggttagtagtagtagtagtaattagtagtaagtagtagtagtagtagtcattagtagtagtagtaagaagtagtagcagcagtagtcgtagtagtagtagtagtagtagtagtagtagtagtcgtagtagtagtagtagtagttcgttagtagtagtaagtagtagtagtagtcgtagaagtagtagtagtagtagttagcaGCCGCAGCACgctagcagcagtagtagtagtagtagtagtagtagtagttgtgttgtagtgtagtagtagtcgtagtagtagtagtagtatatagtagtagtagtagtagtagtagtagtagtagtagtagtagtagtagcagtagtaatagtagaagtagtagtagtagtatttgttgttgttgttgtagtactttttttgttaatgtttgaGAAGTACACGCAACAAattagtagtggttgtagtattCGAAGAAGAAGAAAGTATAAGTCGTAAAGAAACAGTTGGtagtataaatataattattgcatCCTCACAACAAATGTTATTTAACTGTTTACCTTGGTTTTTATTGgacatatttgataaaaaatgactCATTTCAAAACAAATTCGTAGAGTTCATAGTCGAGGCATTCGATGATTACATTTAACAATAACACTGACACATGTTATTAAATCTTGCAACGATATTTGAGGATAAAGCACTGGAAAAACTATATCACTAAGCCTATCAATTTGAAGTTATTATATCGCTGCAGCGCAAATCGGACGTCGTTGCAACGTCGTGACCTGACGTAAAAACCTGCTCCTGGTCCTTGTTGTTCGCGGCGCGTTTTCGTTTCCAGTATATTGTGACAGATACTACAGATATAATGCACACGAATATCGCAGAGAATTGCAGAGCGTAAAACATTGTCCTAGGTCCATAAGATTCGTAAAGAACGCCCCCAATCGACACGTTAAGAAATTGACCGAAGCCAGAAGCAAACTGGACCATAGTAAGCACCATTCCCCTAACCTCTATCTGTGTATTGATGTACGCAATATCGGCCGGAGAGATCGGCGCACTAAAGAAACCGACTACCGCAGTGAGTGTCCATAAGAAATTCTTCCCTCTCGTTGCGAATATATCCGCGAAGGTTATAGCAACACGTTTCATAAGTACATATACCAGGACAAGAATGCGCGTGGGAATAAAGTAAGATAGAACCAAGCTTGCAAGTCGCCCAATCGTTAAGCTGCCCCAGTAGACCGAGTCTACATAAGACGTCTCTGTTTGAGCGAATCGAAGCTCATCCACGGATAGCGTGCGCACGAAACTTCCGAACAGCAGTTGACCACCATTGATATCCATGACCAGAAGATTGATAAACACAAACATTGTAAGCCCAAACTTGAAATTTCCGTCAGCGTAAGTCGCTGGGTTCAGATTAGCAAGCACATGTTTTACTATCCCGTTCTGCACAGGCGAACCAGTGCTCGCTTCCGGTTCGTCAATACtcaaataattgttctttttgtGCCGATAGTATTTCACAAAGGGAAACAAGAAAAACGGCAGCGCCAGCGTCGCCGTCAAGAGACCGATAGTCACAAAAGCTACGCGGACGCGGGATTCTTGTATAACGATGAAATCCCTTTCGCCTTGAGGTATGACTTCAATGCTTGAAACGTTGACCTAAACTCCAAAACGGCAAGAAACGGGTTTATGACGAGTGGGTCTATAAGGGCGCCGATGCTGAAGCCCATGTACATGGCGTTTATAGGGAATGCGGCCTCGTCCCGCCACAATTCTATCAACATCCGCTGACAGCCTGAAACACAATCGAAATATATACTATTAATATAACTGgtatatacatttgtatgtaaTAATCGTATTATTCGTAGACATTTTACTAAGTAATCAATCTTTTAATGTGCCGCTAGGTGGATAAGTTTTTCATAACATTTGATTTACGTAACTTATTTAAAACAGGACATGTACACCAATGGTACAAACATGTAGATCCTATTTGGCAAGCCGTTTTACATTTTAGGAACCAAATTTTAATATATCCATCTTGTTTGCGTTTCCATATTGTATTGTAACCTTTGTTGTTAACACTTCGTGTTAAATTTTCACTCGAAATCCAAGGCTGCATTCAAACATGAACCCGGAATGTTTATTTCTTAAACCATTAGGTACATATCAATGCGAATTAGTAGGGTACAGGTAGAAATCGCCTTAAATGTAACTTCGCCGAAAAAATTACTACACGGTATTACACAGAGAGCAAACAACTATTGTATATGTAACATGTTTGTCGATAGGATATGCATTTACCGACTGTGATAAGCCCCGACGCTGTTCCGACGGTAAAGAACATCACCCAGAGCCATATAAGCGAGGAGACGAACGGCATCAACATAAGGCCACGGTTGCTATGAGTTCTGCCAGCGTCACCACGAGGCACTTCCAGGTCCTAATGGCGGCAATAACCAAACCGCCTGCTAGCGCACCGATGAATACCCCGAACCCCTGGGCGGAGACTGAGCGCGCTATGTCGGCGGAGGAACATTTGAACTGCATGCGTAGATCCACTAGTGTGAGCCCTCCCAACCCGTAAAACATACCCTGGATAAAAATATGGTAGAATAAGTATTAGGAAAAAAATCGTTGGAAGTTCGTGGCTCAACTATGTAAAAATAGAGCAAAAAGCATCAGGTTGTAAACTATTCGCAGAGAGCCATACTACGGTTTTTGCTATGAGAATGAAAACGTTCAACAGCAGCATTAATGTTCGTCAGCCAATCatcatttgatttaaaaagtattactgAATGTTTGCCTATTAttagtgtaaacaaatattacacTCGCATGAATCATAAATATGTCATGTGGAATACAGTTTATCAGCACATTAAAGTGATTCTTGTTTTATGAAGTATcatatcaatatattatattacGTTCGAGTTATTTCAGgtcttaaaaaaatgtatgtgtgaACAGTATCGTCGTGAAATAAATGACCAATGTTGATCATGTTTCGCGACTGTAAATTGACATTTCATTTTACACAACTGTGAATGATTGCAGTTGACATGCACTACGCAGCGATTCCTCTTGTTAAATGTACAGTGATACAGTCGTTTCAtgatagtttaaacctatttattttagctcgattgcatagaaagtaattcctactaaGTCCGTtgcctgggcctagaaccagtacttggtgtctatatgggagatcgaaagaacgctcccacagcggggatcgaacccgtgacctcccggtcgctaggcggacaccatatccattacaccacggcgacctttttaTTGTTTCATGATATATTGATCGTTATTCTTATTCtttgt from Dreissena polymorpha isolate Duluth1 chromosome 1, UMN_Dpol_1.0, whole genome shotgun sequence carries:
- the LOC127848589 gene encoding major facilitator superfamily domain-containing protein 4A-like, producing MPENLLDPNRQLITVMVVMVWISMGMFYGLGGLTLVDLRMQFKCSSADIARSVSAQGFGVFIGALAGGLVIAAIRTWKCLVVTLAELIATVALCCQRMLIELWRDEAAFPINAMYMGFSIGALIDPLVINPFLAVLEFSIDEPEASTGSPVQNGIVKHVLANLNPATYADGNFKFGLTMFVFINLLVMDINGGQLLFGSFVRTLSVDELRFAQTETSYVDSVYWGSLTIGRLASLVLSYFIPTRILVLIPVIDNRH